Proteins encoded within one genomic window of Flavobacterium sp. NG2:
- a CDS encoding phosphatase PAP2 family protein, whose amino-acid sequence MKNNYLFLLLLFSFQCFAQTDSLTIQNSNHFQTAGRVIKNSILSVPGDFTEMGHTISSDWKRTAIYAGGIVGLIATDKITTGFLHDHIEPSVDYSLPRIDVIKTKIDWAQGNNAYMLYPILGLYAGSLVANHEKGQTVAVNAVKAITYSYVISHLALKTIFARNRPQRRIHDNNPAVAPWTKDNWDFGNYHPVYFQSIADGTGFPSFHATFYFSVAKVFQMEYNNYWIPYTIATGVFLADIQGHNHWVSDLLVGGLVGTIIGKSVVNSSRKQIAKNNGTAVIENPKKFRMNKQLVPQITSSMVGFHFTGSF is encoded by the coding sequence ATGAAAAACAACTACTTATTCCTTTTACTCCTTTTCAGCTTTCAGTGTTTTGCACAAACAGATAGTCTAACTATTCAAAATTCAAATCATTTTCAAACAGCAGGAAGAGTTATTAAAAACAGTATCTTGAGTGTTCCAGGTGATTTTACCGAAATGGGACACACTATTTCTTCAGATTGGAAAAGAACCGCTATTTATGCAGGTGGAATTGTTGGTTTAATTGCTACAGACAAAATAACAACCGGTTTTTTACACGATCATATCGAACCATCAGTAGATTATTCGCTTCCCAGAATAGATGTTATTAAAACTAAAATCGATTGGGCTCAAGGAAACAACGCCTATATGCTCTACCCTATCTTAGGATTGTACGCTGGTTCATTAGTAGCCAACCACGAAAAAGGACAAACAGTTGCCGTCAATGCTGTTAAAGCCATAACCTATTCATACGTTATCTCACATTTGGCTTTAAAAACTATTTTTGCTCGAAACAGACCGCAACGAAGAATACATGACAATAACCCTGCTGTTGCTCCTTGGACTAAAGACAATTGGGATTTTGGAAACTATCATCCCGTATATTTTCAAAGTATAGCTGATGGAACAGGCTTTCCTTCTTTCCATGCAACCTTTTATTTTTCAGTTGCTAAGGTTTTCCAAATGGAATACAACAACTATTGGATTCCTTATACCATTGCTACAGGAGTATTCCTAGCCGATATTCAAGGACACAACCATTGGGTTTCAGATTTGCTAGTGGGTGGATTAGTAGGAACTATCATCGGTAAATCAGTAGTGAATAGCAGCCGCAAACAAATCGCCAAAAACAACGGAACAGCAGTTATCGAAAACCCAAAGAAATTCAGAATGAACAAACAGCTTGTTCCGCAAATTACGAGTTCGATGGTAGGATTTCATTTTACTGGAAGTTTTTAA
- a CDS encoding neutral zinc metallopeptidase has protein sequence MKWKGRRQSDNVEDRRGMSSSGKAIAGGGIIGVVILLLNLFGGENAQMITPILEQMNQGQSAPTEQRDLTAAEIEEQEFVRTVLADNEDVWTKIFQENNLQYEKPKIILFAGSVQTACGGATSASGPFYCPGDQKVYMDLTFFEELKTKFGAQGGDFATAYVIAHEIGHHVQTLLGTSTKMRQLQQGKSKAEANKLSVALELQADFYAGLWTHYNQKMNNVLEIGDIDEALSAAHAVGDDAIQAKMQGHIVPESFTHGTSEQRKYWFMKGYKTGDINQGNTFAEIK, from the coding sequence ATGAAATGGAAAGGACGTAGACAAAGCGATAATGTTGAAGACAGAAGAGGTATGTCTAGCAGTGGTAAAGCAATTGCTGGAGGTGGAATCATAGGGGTTGTTATCTTACTACTAAACCTTTTTGGAGGTGAAAATGCCCAAATGATTACTCCTATTTTGGAACAAATGAACCAAGGGCAATCAGCGCCTACAGAACAACGCGATTTGACCGCTGCCGAAATTGAAGAACAAGAATTCGTAAGGACTGTTTTAGCCGATAACGAGGACGTTTGGACAAAAATATTTCAAGAAAACAATCTTCAATACGAAAAACCGAAAATCATTTTATTTGCTGGCTCCGTTCAAACCGCTTGTGGTGGAGCAACGTCAGCTTCGGGACCTTTTTACTGTCCGGGAGACCAAAAAGTATATATGGATTTAACCTTCTTTGAGGAGTTAAAAACTAAATTTGGTGCTCAAGGTGGTGACTTTGCAACTGCCTATGTCATAGCTCACGAAATAGGCCATCATGTACAAACACTTTTAGGAACTTCTACCAAAATGCGACAATTACAGCAAGGTAAATCCAAGGCCGAAGCCAATAAATTATCTGTTGCATTAGAATTACAAGCTGATTTTTATGCTGGCTTATGGACGCATTACAACCAAAAAATGAATAATGTCCTTGAAATTGGTGATATTGACGAAGCTTTAAGTGCTGCCCATGCCGTAGGTGATGATGCTATCCAAGCCAAAATGCAAGGACATATCGTACCTGAATCTTTTACCCATGGAACTTCAGAGCAAAGAAAATATTGGTTTATGAAAGGGTATAAAACTGGAGATATCAATCAAGGAAATACTTTTGCTGAAATAAAGTAA
- a CDS encoding PAS domain S-box protein, translating into MNLTYFFGNRIPMEINYLSPFDNISIDKSFFRTLIAFFIIIVLIFTYTYFKPKSILNTNFSNIQLTKKIKNKDSQLYFLYIGIFFIVFETTLEIFKIRPKSLFVKNIIFGSTLLLIYYLSKKSISLFNNLHLLFKLLFCLFLPYVTRNIIISPNDSIPYVGLIILFLFSFNVLKPIRLYWIFSIAVFSVLFILYTFELVPSKAFVLLFNYCLVVFCVNIIRYITYLNTKNEFRFSNEIVNKGGTLTIAINRKKEVVFCSESVWPILGYKIIDVLGVGLWNYIKNTDYIDEILNLNLVKDKLYIDQIECADGSIKYIQWNYQKHSDELFIGVGQNVTEQIHIQKSYENLVESANDIIYELDRFGNYIFINKNTETITGYSLKELFNSNFIHLIHEDYKEKVLHFYSNPNVKLTSFPVLEFPVITKNGDEIWLSQKVSINRGESGKIQGYFAIARDITYLKNSEKEKTERQLKNQKYSAALKSFTEKSYSNKESINKKLKTILKTTAKTMNIERVSFWNYLPNKIKCQYLYSLEQDTFLAETTLAKKDFPSYFSLIDQKTQVVASNVHKSDVLNEFCTDYFPQNNIVSLLDTPIIINGELKGIICFEATENKVKWDNEDINFARSISDIIAIAFESKMRLDIEKKLRYKSELLDAMTLCTEKFLNKKDINDIFADVLIIMGNATKSHRAYYYKNNPENNTICQKYRWINGNTTLTENNPKLQNLPYDYFEELLNPLLKNNFYKATVSKIKNDSLREKLQNLDVVSLILFPVFVKNEFHGFLGFDDTSNKRPWTKDEVNILQTLCRNITASIERIDSETSIYESEEKFRLLANNIPGTVYLSENDKNYTKIYLNDEIEKLTGYKKADFLEKRISFTDLIHPEDLGKTLTESSKKLAKLEPFHLIYRIIKKNNEIAWVEEFGDAVIKNDTIVYIEGIMLDITKRKEAEKAIQRQKYAEAANQAKSEFLANMSHEIRTPLNGIIGFTDLLMKTHLSVNQQKHMLTVNQSAHSLLGIVNDILDFSKIEAGKLELYIEKIEIKELLHQVIDLISYESNIKKLDLQLIIAPDVPKYFWIDVVRVKQILINLLSNAVKFTNQGFVKLELTKIEQTSPLNNTVRFAVIDSGIGILENNKDKIFNAFSQEDNSTTKRFGGTGLGLSISNKLLGLMKSYLKLESVVNKGSTFYFDLNIKTSNKTSRVDVSQINYFDDVHLDNLTKLKNKKDTLTIMLVEDNKINMLLLKTIIKNILPEAIIVEIKNGIEAVKQFEIIKPDLIFMDIQMPLMNGYEATKAIRNLISGEKTPIIAITAGAEKEEKDKCIALGMNDYISKPIVKGIIEETLIKWLI; encoded by the coding sequence TTGAATTTAACCTATTTTTTTGGGAATCGTATTCCTATGGAAATAAACTATCTTTCACCATTTGATAATATAAGTATTGATAAAAGTTTTTTTAGAACTTTGATAGCTTTTTTCATTATTATAGTTTTAATATTTACCTACACTTATTTTAAACCCAAGTCAATATTAAACACTAATTTTTCCAATATTCAACTTACCAAAAAAATCAAAAATAAAGACTCACAGCTTTACTTTTTATATATTGGTATCTTTTTTATAGTATTCGAAACTACTTTAGAAATTTTCAAAATTAGGCCTAAAAGTTTATTTGTAAAAAATATTATTTTTGGTTCTACTCTACTGCTCATTTACTATTTAAGTAAAAAGTCAATTAGCTTATTCAATAATTTACATCTCTTATTTAAATTATTATTTTGCTTATTTCTACCTTATGTAACCCGAAATATTATCATATCTCCTAATGATAGTATTCCTTACGTAGGTTTAATTATCTTATTTTTATTTTCATTTAATGTTCTTAAACCAATACGTCTCTATTGGATATTTTCAATTGCCGTTTTTAGTGTATTATTTATTCTATACACATTCGAATTAGTCCCTTCCAAGGCTTTCGTTCTACTTTTTAACTACTGCTTAGTTGTTTTTTGTGTCAATATTATCAGATATATAACGTACTTAAATACAAAAAATGAATTTCGTTTTTCAAATGAAATTGTAAACAAAGGGGGAACACTTACCATTGCCATTAATAGAAAAAAGGAGGTTGTATTTTGTAGTGAAAGCGTATGGCCTATTTTAGGATATAAAATCATCGATGTCCTGGGTGTTGGGCTTTGGAATTACATTAAAAATACCGATTATATTGATGAAATTTTAAATTTAAACCTAGTTAAAGACAAATTATATATTGACCAAATTGAGTGTGCTGACGGAAGTATAAAATACATTCAATGGAATTATCAGAAACATTCTGACGAATTATTTATTGGCGTTGGGCAAAATGTTACAGAACAAATTCACATTCAAAAATCATATGAAAACCTTGTTGAATCAGCTAATGATATCATTTATGAGTTAGACCGTTTTGGTAATTATATATTTATTAATAAAAATACCGAAACAATTACAGGCTACAGTCTAAAAGAATTGTTTAATTCAAATTTTATTCATTTAATACATGAGGACTATAAAGAAAAGGTATTACACTTCTACTCCAATCCAAATGTAAAATTAACAAGTTTTCCCGTTTTAGAATTTCCAGTAATTACTAAAAATGGGGATGAAATTTGGCTATCTCAAAAAGTTTCTATAAACAGAGGAGAATCAGGGAAAATTCAAGGTTATTTTGCCATCGCCCGTGATATTACTTACTTGAAAAATAGTGAAAAAGAAAAAACGGAACGACAGCTAAAAAATCAAAAATACAGTGCTGCTCTAAAGTCTTTTACAGAGAAAAGTTATTCCAATAAAGAGAGTATAAATAAAAAATTAAAAACAATCTTAAAAACAACCGCTAAAACGATGAATATCGAAAGGGTTAGTTTTTGGAATTATTTGCCAAATAAAATCAAATGCCAGTATTTATATAGTTTAGAACAAGACACTTTTTTAGCAGAAACAACTTTGGCAAAAAAAGACTTTCCGAGTTATTTTTCCCTAATAGATCAAAAAACACAAGTAGTTGCCTCAAATGTTCATAAAAGTGATGTGCTTAATGAGTTTTGTACTGATTATTTTCCGCAAAACAACATTGTTTCTCTATTAGACACACCAATAATAATAAACGGTGAACTGAAAGGCATCATCTGTTTTGAAGCGACCGAAAACAAAGTGAAATGGGATAATGAAGACATCAATTTTGCTCGATCAATCTCTGACATCATTGCGATAGCTTTCGAGTCTAAAATGAGATTGGATATTGAAAAAAAGTTAAGGTATAAAAGTGAATTGCTAGATGCCATGACACTTTGTACTGAGAAATTTTTAAATAAAAAAGACATCAATGATATTTTCGCTGATGTTCTCATTATTATGGGAAATGCTACAAAATCACATCGCGCTTATTATTATAAAAACAATCCAGAGAATAACACTATTTGTCAAAAATACCGATGGATTAATGGTAATACAACTTTGACTGAGAACAATCCTAAACTTCAAAATTTACCATATGACTATTTTGAAGAATTATTGAATCCTTTATTAAAGAATAATTTTTATAAAGCAACCGTATCAAAAATTAAAAATGATTCTCTAAGAGAGAAACTTCAAAATTTAGACGTAGTATCTTTAATACTTTTCCCTGTATTTGTCAAAAATGAATTCCACGGCTTTTTAGGCTTTGATGACACTTCTAATAAAAGACCATGGACTAAGGATGAAGTTAATATTTTACAAACACTTTGCCGTAATATTACTGCTTCAATAGAACGTATCGATTCTGAAACTTCAATCTACGAAAGTGAAGAAAAATTTAGATTATTAGCGAACAACATTCCTGGAACTGTTTATCTGTCAGAAAATGACAAAAATTACACTAAAATCTACTTAAACGATGAAATTGAAAAACTTACTGGGTATAAAAAAGCAGATTTTCTAGAAAAAAGAATCTCATTTACTGATTTGATACATCCCGAAGATTTAGGTAAAACACTAACGGAATCATCAAAGAAACTGGCTAAACTAGAACCCTTTCATTTGATTTATCGTATTATCAAAAAGAACAATGAAATTGCCTGGGTCGAAGAATTTGGTGATGCGGTTATCAAAAACGATACAATCGTATATATCGAGGGAATTATGCTCGATATTACCAAACGAAAAGAGGCTGAAAAAGCAATTCAGCGCCAGAAATATGCCGAAGCTGCAAATCAAGCAAAGTCTGAATTTCTAGCCAATATGAGTCATGAAATCAGAACACCTTTGAATGGTATCATCGGGTTTACTGATTTATTGATGAAAACACATTTAAGTGTCAACCAACAAAAACATATGTTAACGGTGAATCAATCTGCTCATTCACTTTTAGGAATTGTAAATGACATCCTGGACTTTTCTAAAATTGAGGCAGGAAAACTGGAATTATATATTGAAAAAATTGAAATTAAGGAATTACTCCACCAAGTTATAGATTTAATATCTTACGAGTCAAATATTAAAAAACTAGATTTACAACTCATTATTGCTCCTGATGTACCAAAATATTTTTGGATTGACGTGGTTCGTGTTAAGCAAATTTTAATTAATCTGTTATCCAATGCAGTTAAATTTACAAATCAAGGTTTTGTCAAATTAGAACTTACAAAAATTGAACAAACTAGCCCTTTGAATAATACTGTTCGTTTTGCTGTGATTGACTCTGGAATCGGAATTTTAGAAAACAATAAAGACAAGATATTTAATGCCTTTTCACAAGAAGACAATTCTACAACAAAAAGATTTGGGGGTACAGGATTAGGTCTTAGTATATCAAACAAACTTCTGGGATTAATGAAAAGTTACTTGAAGCTTGAAAGTGTGGTAAATAAAGGAAGTACCTTCTATTTTGATTTAAATATAAAAACATCAAATAAGACTAGTCGTGTAGATGTTTCGCAAATCAATTATTTTGATGATGTTCATTTAGATAATCTAACAAAACTTAAAAATAAAAAAGACACCCTTACTATAATGCTGGTTGAAGACAATAAAATCAACATGTTATTGCTTAAAACAATCATCAAAAATATTTTGCCAGAAGCTATTATTGTTGAAATCAAAAACGGAATTGAAGCTGTAAAACAATTTGAAATCATAAAACCCGACCTGATATTTATGGATATTCAAATGCCTCTTATGAATGGTTACGAAGCTACTAAAGCCATCCGTAACTTAATATCAGGTGAAAAAACACCAATCATTGCCATTACTGCTGGAGCCGAAAAAGAAGAAAAAGACAAATGCATTGCCTTAGGTATGAATGATTACATTTCGAAACCAATTGTTAAAGGAATTATTGAAGAAACATTAATAAAATGGTTAATTTAG
- a CDS encoding nitroreductase family protein, with amino-acid sequence MDIKQNHSFMDMSNEKKVSEAIEYRRSIRVFKKENIDTDKVKECIRLASLAPTSSNMQLWEFYHIVSPAILSQISTVSFNQNAAKTANQMIVVVARKDLWKKRIQSNIQFLKNLYGNKPKSEYTKREKASLHYYKKIVPTLYFDFIGILGALKFLRYQIIGLFKPTYRQSRRSDMRVVAQKSAALAAQNFMISMASIGYDTCPMEGFDSLRVKKILGLGSGSEINMIIACGIREENGVYGERFRIPIEEIYFKI; translated from the coding sequence TTGGACATCAAACAAAATCATTCTTTCATGGACATGAGTAACGAAAAAAAAGTAAGCGAGGCCATAGAATACAGACGCTCCATAAGAGTATTTAAAAAAGAAAATATTGATACTGATAAAGTAAAAGAATGCATTCGACTTGCTTCACTCGCACCAACAAGCAGTAATATGCAACTTTGGGAATTTTACCACATTGTTTCTCCTGCTATTTTGTCCCAAATTAGCACTGTCAGTTTTAACCAAAACGCAGCAAAAACGGCCAATCAAATGATAGTAGTCGTAGCAAGAAAAGATTTATGGAAAAAAAGAATACAGTCTAATATTCAATTTTTAAAAAACCTTTATGGAAATAAACCTAAATCGGAATATACAAAAAGAGAAAAAGCTTCATTACATTATTACAAAAAAATAGTTCCCACACTCTATTTTGATTTTATTGGAATCCTAGGCGCATTAAAGTTTTTGCGTTACCAAATCATCGGTCTCTTCAAACCTACGTACAGACAATCCAGACGAAGTGATATGCGAGTGGTTGCTCAAAAAAGTGCAGCTCTAGCCGCTCAAAACTTCATGATAAGTATGGCTTCTATAGGTTATGACACCTGTCCAATGGAAGGTTTTGACTCTTTAAGAGTAAAAAAAATACTCGGGCTGGGCTCTGGCTCTGAAATAAATATGATCATTGCCTGTGGTATCCGTGAAGAAAATGGCGTGTATGGAGAACGCTTCCGAATTCCAATCGAAGAAATTTATTTCAAAATATAA
- a CDS encoding RNA pseudouridine synthase, translating into MKIVSTKDNLQVIHEDNHIIVINKRVGDIVQGDKTGDKPLSEVVKEYIKDKYNKPGEVFLGVVHRLDRPTTGIVVFARTSKALTRLNELFKNRETQKTYWAVVKNKPPKNQDKLVHYLKRNEKNNSSKAHLKEVPDSKVASLDYTIIKELNNYFALEINLHTGRHHQIRAQLAAIGSPIKGDLKYGFDRSNPDGGIHLHARKLIFIHPVSKENITLIAQTPNEIIWNAI; encoded by the coding sequence ATGAAAATAGTATCAACCAAAGACAACTTACAAGTCATCCACGAAGACAATCACATCATTGTCATCAACAAAAGAGTTGGTGATATTGTACAAGGTGATAAAACAGGTGATAAACCCTTATCTGAAGTTGTAAAAGAATATATTAAAGATAAATACAACAAGCCGGGTGAAGTTTTCCTCGGTGTTGTTCATCGCCTAGACAGACCTACCACCGGAATCGTAGTTTTTGCACGTACAAGCAAAGCCCTTACTCGTCTAAACGAATTATTTAAAAATAGAGAAACTCAAAAAACCTATTGGGCCGTTGTAAAAAACAAACCTCCAAAAAATCAAGACAAACTGGTTCATTACTTAAAGCGAAATGAAAAGAACAACAGCTCAAAGGCACATCTAAAAGAGGTTCCCGACAGTAAAGTTGCAAGTTTAGACTATACAATCATCAAAGAGTTGAACAACTATTTTGCTTTAGAAATCAATTTACATACTGGTAGACACCATCAAATACGAGCGCAGCTTGCAGCTATTGGCTCTCCTATTAAAGGAGATTTAAAATATGGCTTTGACAGAAGCAATCCTGATGGTGGAATTCACTTGCATGCCAGAAAATTAATCTTCATTCATCCTGTAAGTAAAGAAAATATAACTTTAATTGCACAAACTCCTAATGAAATCATTTGGAATGCTATTTAA
- a CDS encoding four helix bundle protein: MHQFKELLIWKKSRIFCVEIYCITATFPSDKKFGITSQLRRASVSIPSNIAEGSSRSSNKDFLRFLEIAIGSCYEIETQLLISSDLGFINYKDLDSLTVKLDEIVKMTSKFRSSLKIEEV; encoded by the coding sequence ATGCATCAATTTAAAGAACTTTTAATTTGGAAAAAAAGCAGAATATTTTGTGTAGAGATTTATTGTATTACTGCAACTTTTCCCAGTGATAAAAAATTTGGAATAACATCCCAATTAAGAAGAGCATCCGTATCTATTCCATCAAATATTGCAGAAGGATCTTCTAGAAGTTCTAATAAAGATTTTTTAAGATTTTTAGAAATTGCTATTGGTTCCTGCTACGAAATTGAAACACAACTTTTAATTTCTTCTGATTTAGGCTTTATAAACTATAAAGATCTCGATTCCTTAACTGTTAAATTGGATGAAATCGTCAAAATGACTTCAAAATTTAGATCCAGTCTAAAAATCGAAGAAGTCTAA
- the panB gene encoding 3-methyl-2-oxobutanoate hydroxymethyltransferase codes for MSVAKKDYKRITTKSLIDMKVHGEKISMLTAYDYTMAKIVDTAGVDVILVGDSASNVMAGHETTLPITLDQMIYHASSVVRAIERALVVVDLPFGSYQSDPKEALRSAIRIMKESGGHAVKLEGGKEIKESIKKILNAGIPVMGHLGLTPQSIYKFGTYTVRAKEEQEAEKLISDAKLLEKIGCFAIVLEKIPAHLAEQVAKSISIPVIGIGAGGNVDGQVLVIHDMLGMNNEFSPRFLRRYMNLYEGMTTAISQYVTDVKSLDFPNEKEQY; via the coding sequence ATGTCTGTAGCAAAAAAAGATTACAAAAGAATAACTACCAAGTCATTAATTGACATGAAAGTTCATGGAGAAAAAATCTCTATGCTTACAGCCTACGATTACACCATGGCGAAAATTGTTGACACCGCTGGTGTTGACGTTATCCTTGTAGGTGATTCTGCTTCAAATGTGATGGCAGGTCACGAAACAACATTACCAATCACCTTAGACCAAATGATATACCACGCTTCTTCTGTAGTGCGAGCTATCGAAAGAGCTTTAGTAGTCGTTGATTTACCTTTTGGTAGTTATCAATCTGACCCTAAAGAAGCCTTGCGTTCTGCTATCAGAATCATGAAAGAAAGCGGTGGACATGCAGTTAAATTAGAAGGTGGAAAGGAAATAAAAGAATCAATCAAAAAAATTCTTAATGCCGGAATACCGGTTATGGGACATTTAGGTCTTACACCGCAGTCCATATACAAATTTGGAACCTATACTGTTCGTGCCAAAGAAGAACAAGAAGCTGAAAAACTGATTAGCGACGCCAAATTATTAGAAAAAATAGGTTGTTTTGCTATTGTTTTAGAAAAAATACCTGCACACCTTGCAGAACAAGTAGCTAAAAGTATTTCGATTCCTGTCATAGGAATTGGAGCGGGTGGAAATGTTGACGGACAGGTACTCGTTATTCACGATATGCTAGGAATGAACAATGAATTTAGTCCTCGTTTTTTACGTCGCTACATGAACCTTTATGAAGGCATGACAACTGCCATCAGTCAGTATGTGACAGATGTAAAATCACTAGATTTTCCTAACGAAAAAGAACAATATTAA
- a CDS encoding HPF/RaiA family ribosome-associated protein, with product MESTIQFVHAETNKTAEHVIIKKLDALTKHFDWVIRAGVIFKEEKDSHGKGKICEVTLSCPGPRIFASSNETSFEIAAAETMADIETQLNKRKSEMKTH from the coding sequence ATGGAATCGACTATACAATTTGTACATGCTGAAACGAACAAAACTGCCGAACATGTTATAATAAAAAAACTGGACGCATTGACTAAACATTTTGATTGGGTTATACGTGCAGGTGTTATTTTTAAGGAAGAAAAAGACTCTCATGGAAAAGGCAAAATTTGTGAAGTCACGTTGAGCTGTCCAGGACCACGAATATTTGCATCCTCTAATGAAACTTCGTTTGAAATTGCCGCTGCAGAAACAATGGCGGATATCGAAACGCAATTAAACAAACGTAAAAGCGAAATGAAAACACATTAA
- the dnaK gene encoding molecular chaperone DnaK has translation MGKIIGIDLGTTNSCVSVMEGNEAVVIPNAEGKRTTPSIIAFVEGGEIKVGDPAKRQAVTNPTKTIASIKRFMGHSFGEISAEAKRVPYSVVKGDNNTPRVDIDGRLYTAQELSAMTLQKMKKTAEDYLGQTVTEAVITVPAYFNDAQRQATKEAGEIAGLKVMRIINEPTAAALAYGLDKKGTDQKIAVYDLGGGTFDISVLELGDGVFEVLSTNGDTHLGGDDFDQVIIDWLADEFNAEEGIDLRLDPMSLQRIKEAAEKAKIELSSSAETEINLPYVTATASGPKHLVKKLSRSQFEKLADSLVKRSMAPVAQALKDAGLSTSDIDQVILVGGSTRIPRIVEEVEKFFGKKASKGVNPDEVVAIGAAIQGGVLSGDVKDVLLLDVTPLSLGIETMGGVMTTLIESNTTIPTKKSQVFSTAADSQPSVEIHVLQGARAMAADNKTIGRFHLDGIPPAPRGVPQIEVTFDIDANGIIKVSATDKGTGKSHDIRIEASSGLTAEEIEKMKKDAEANAESDKIAKERAEKLNEADGMIFQTESQLKELGDKLSDDDKVAVEYALTELRMAHQSQDLPAIQTALDNINAAWKKATEAMYAQGEQAQGGAQPQGEQTQGDNVEDVEFEEVK, from the coding sequence ATGGGTAAAATAATCGGAATTGATTTAGGTACTACAAACTCTTGTGTTTCTGTAATGGAAGGTAATGAAGCAGTTGTAATTCCTAATGCAGAAGGAAAAAGAACAACGCCATCTATCATTGCTTTTGTAGAAGGTGGAGAAATTAAGGTAGGGGATCCTGCAAAAAGACAAGCAGTAACTAATCCAACTAAGACTATTGCTTCTATCAAACGTTTTATGGGACATTCTTTCGGTGAGATTTCAGCTGAAGCTAAAAGAGTTCCTTATTCAGTAGTAAAAGGAGATAACAATACGCCACGTGTGGATATTGACGGTCGTTTATATACTGCTCAAGAATTGTCAGCTATGACACTTCAAAAAATGAAAAAAACTGCTGAAGACTATTTAGGTCAAACAGTAACTGAAGCGGTTATTACTGTTCCTGCTTACTTTAACGATGCACAACGTCAAGCTACTAAAGAAGCTGGTGAAATTGCAGGACTTAAAGTAATGCGTATCATCAATGAGCCTACTGCTGCGGCATTAGCTTACGGATTAGATAAAAAAGGAACTGATCAAAAAATTGCTGTTTACGATTTAGGTGGAGGTACTTTTGATATTTCTGTTCTTGAATTAGGAGACGGAGTTTTCGAAGTATTATCTACAAATGGAGATACTCACTTAGGAGGTGACGATTTTGACCAAGTTATCATTGACTGGTTAGCTGACGAATTTAATGCTGAAGAAGGTATTGACTTACGTTTAGACCCAATGTCATTACAACGTATCAAAGAAGCTGCTGAAAAAGCTAAAATTGAGTTGTCATCATCTGCTGAAACAGAAATCAACTTACCATACGTAACTGCTACTGCTTCTGGACCAAAACACTTAGTGAAAAAATTATCTCGTTCTCAATTTGAGAAATTAGCTGATTCATTAGTAAAACGTTCTATGGCTCCTGTAGCTCAAGCCTTGAAAGATGCTGGTTTATCTACTTCAGATATCGACCAAGTAATCTTAGTAGGTGGTTCTACTCGTATCCCAAGAATTGTTGAAGAAGTTGAAAAATTCTTCGGTAAAAAAGCGTCTAAAGGAGTTAACCCTGATGAGGTTGTAGCTATTGGAGCTGCTATCCAAGGTGGTGTACTTTCTGGAGATGTAAAAGATGTATTGTTACTTGACGTAACTCCTTTATCTTTAGGTATCGAAACTATGGGTGGTGTAATGACTACTTTAATTGAGTCTAACACAACTATCCCAACTAAAAAATCTCAAGTTTTCTCTACTGCTGCTGATTCTCAACCATCTGTTGAAATTCACGTATTGCAAGGAGCTAGAGCAATGGCTGCTGATAACAAAACTATCGGTCGTTTCCATTTAGATGGTATTCCACCAGCACCAAGAGGAGTTCCTCAAATTGAAGTAACTTTTGATATTGATGCTAATGGTATCATCAAAGTTTCTGCAACTGACAAAGGAACAGGTAAATCTCATGACATTCGTATCGAAGCTTCTTCTGGATTAACTGCTGAAGAAATCGAAAAAATGAAAAAAGATGCTGAAGCTAACGCTGAGTCTGATAAAATAGCTAAAGAAAGAGCTGAGAAATTAAACGAAGCTGATGGAATGATCTTCCAAACTGAATCTCAATTGAAAGAGTTAGGAGATAAACTTTCTGATGATGATAAAGTTGCTGTTGAGTACGCTTTAACTGAATTGAGAATGGCTCATCAATCTCAAGACTTACCAGCTATTCAAACTGCTTTAGATAACATCAATGCAGCTTGGAAAAAAGCTACTGAAGCAATGTATGCTCAAGGAGAACAAGCTCAAGGTGGTGCTCAACCACAAGGAGAACAAACTCAAGGAGATAACGTTGAAGACGTTGAATTCGAAGAAGTAAAATAA